In Setaria italica strain Yugu1 chromosome I, Setaria_italica_v2.0, whole genome shotgun sequence, the genomic window TCCTAGCCCATCCACCATCTGATTTCTCCAAAAACATTAGAACTCATATGCATAGAAATTCTTTTTGCTCACtgctagaaaaaaatataaattgccATTATATTCTCTTTAATTTTGATATGTGGTACAATCCCTGCACATTGTATACAAGAATGTTCATGCAATTTCTAGCAAGGATGACTTTTTTAATGTACCTTTTAACCTCTTCCATTTCTTTCTGATGCAGCAGTTTGTTAAGATGGAATTCTGCAATTGCCAGCTCCTGCATTGCAGTAGCACACTTTTTGCTTGGCAGGCTCTGCAGGTAGCTGAGGTGGTGCCTGGCCTTGTACTGCATCAGGCTCAGGTGGTATGGGTGCAGGGAGTGCCTCACATACCTTGCGAGGCCTGGCTCCAGGTACCTGATGGCAGATGCAAGGTGCTTGCTTGAGAACACCTTTGCCTTGTAGAGTGATGCTTCTTCTCCAATGTCCAAGTGTGACATGTCATGCAAGCTTAGGAGCCCCACAATGTCCTTGCTGGGAGCAAGGCTGAATTCACCAGCGCTGTTGGTGAACCTCCGGAGAACGTCATCTGCCACACATCGACCGAGGAGTCATCACAGGACTTCGCGCAGATCGGCTAAGTGCTCCTGGTACCCGTtcgatttgactacgacattaTCGATATAAATCTCCACTAGGATGCCGATAAGTTtatggaagatgtaattcatagcccgttgatatgtagccccAGCATTCTTCAATCCAAAGGTCATGACCGCCCACTCAAATAAGCTGATATGTCTAGGACACCTGAAGGCCATCTTagaaatatcttcttcagccattaaCACTTGGTTATATCCAGCGttgccatccatgaaactgatgacccCGTGCCCTGAAGCAGCATGTATCAGAACATCAACTGTCGGCATCGGATAACCATCCATAGGCGTGGCttgattgagattcctgaaatcaatacaGACGTGCagttttccattcttcttgtatacaggaaccacgttagaaatccactcagcataccgacactgccgaataaactctgcttcaattaatcttgtaatttcGGCCTTAATATCAGGTAATATTTGCGGGTTACAACATCGCGCAGGCTGCTTATGGTCGATATCTTGGCTTTATTGgcaaccgatgttcgacaatagataGATCTAAACCATACAtatcatgatactcccaagcaaagcaatctttgaattcttttaacaacttAATTAATTCGcgcttatactcaggatctaacttggcactaatatacgtcggccttggcttgctcccgtctccaagatctaccatctccaactcgtcggccgacgtaaacccgtgccccagcttctcGTCTTCTTGGGTGAACTCATCCATAAGGAcgattcttcagagccgactgatTGGATCGGTTGTAGCCCGAAATCGGACATCTTCAGGAAGTCT contains:
- the LOC105914066 gene encoding S-(+)-linalool synthase, chloroplastic-like, which translates into the protein MVFFLPMEFMSPTDHEATEAEQEMAQLALEPMLATFEKSEDEKRRHLKALFLKGQVDGRPVTKLLVDGGAAVNIMSYAMFRKLGRDDVLRRFTNSAGEFSLAPSKDIVGLLSLHDMSHLDIGEEASLYKAKVFSSKHLASAIRYLEPGLARYVRHSLHPYHLSLMQYKARHHLSYLQSLPSKKCATAMQELAIAEFHLNKLLHQKEMEEVKSCMRSCYKALYKAPGTRGLREDAAVMKL